In Mytilus edulis chromosome 7, xbMytEdul2.2, whole genome shotgun sequence, a single genomic region encodes these proteins:
- the LOC139482613 gene encoding uncharacterized protein, whose translation MENDDLDEKLRNVYYNTANGGAYLSAEKIYQTLKTSRDGNVPSVYKIRKWMEKIDDYNLQKPVKRRIKRVKIIVSEPYEQYDADLMDVSNIQKYNNKTRFLLVVIDIFTRFLWIYPLKNKFGKTVADAFEKIFKHGKIPLKVSTDAGTEFKNKDLKRVFKKYDIYHHVYLNSDSSKASIAERVNLTFRRMMFRYFTKHRTYSYLNVLQNLVASYNATPHRSLNNTAPKDVNEKNKYDLWAYMYIKTPPKEKRIREKKETLKVQRKRGKQFHFKINDMVRLSHLKKPFQRAYQQQWTSEIFKIYRRFLIHGKIFYKVQDFLDKEVVGNFNYTELQRVKKEADALWFVEKVLKWRRRNGQREGYVKFQDWDKRFCQWIPERDIVDF comes from the coding sequence ATGGAAAATGATGATTTAGATGAAAAACTTAGGAATGTATATTACAATACAGCAAATGGGGGAGCATACCTAAGTGCTGAAAAAATTTATCAAACGTTGAAGACATCAAGAGATGGAAATGTACCAAGCGTATACAAGATCAGGAAATGGATGGAAAAAATAGACGACTACAATTTACAAAAACCTGTAAAACGTAgaattaaaagagtgaaaataattgtatcgGAACCGTATGAGCAATACGATGCTGACCTTATGGATGTATCCAACATACAGAAATATAACAATAAGACACGTTTCCTGTTGGTTGTTATCGATATTTTCACACGGTTTTTATGGATTTATCCATTAAAAAACAAGTTTGGGAAGACAGTAGCTGATGCATTTGAAAAAATCTTCAAACATGGTAAAATCCCTTTGAAGGTTTCCACAGATGCGGGAACTGAATTCAAAAACAAAGATTTGAAACGtgtgtttaaaaaatatgacatttaCCATCATGTCTATTTAAATTCCGACAGTAGTAAAGCGTCAATAGCAGAGAGGGTCAATTTGACATTTCGGAGGATGATGTTCCGATATTTTACAAAGCATAGAACTTATAGCTATCTCAATGTTCTACAAAATTTGGTAGCAAGTTATAATGCAACGCCACATAGAAGTTTAAATAATACAGCTCCAAAAGATGtgaatgagaaaaacaaatatgatttgtgggcatatatgtatattaaaactCCACCCAAAGAAAAACGAATCAGAGAAAAGAAAGAAACATTAAAAGTACAACGTAAAAGAGGGAAacagtttcattttaaaatcaatgacATGGTAAGACTGAGCCATTTGAAGAAACCGTTTCAAAGAGCTTATCAGCAACAGTggacctccgaaatatttaaaatatatagacGATTTCTAATACATGGGAAAATCTTTTATAAAGTACAAGATTTTTTGGACAAGGAAGTTGTAGGCAATTTCAATTATACAGAGTTGCAGCGTGTGAAAAAGGAGGCTGACGCATTGTGGTTTGTTGAGAAAGTGCTTAAATGGCGAAGGCGGAATGGTCAACGTGAGGGTTATGTAAAATTCCAGGATTGGGATAAACGTTTTTGTCAGTGGATTCCTGAGAGAGATATTGTTGACTTTTAA
- the LOC139482612 gene encoding uncharacterized protein F54H12.2-like: MAKINPETFHELQPSQLSLFNLPGHQTAVTRITYEHIRPAATFTKTSPIEFHISGGTEYLDLSKSTMHVRLRLKRGDGTIADSSDVNCGPVNYVLHALFNQIDVLIQNKIVTSSTGFYPYKAYMQTLLKYGKEAKESQLSSQLWIDDHQGTLDDADCNTGSNLGLYRRTAYIKNGKTVDLEGNIFHPLFSMNRYILNQVGVTVKFYRSRPEFYLMSVDEDADYYLEIEDMYLSIAKIHVHPGIVYGHDSILRTVNAKYPIVQNDVRTISLPAGQISFNFNNIFQNNRPNKVLIAFTGSQNIAGDYSLCPWTFKHCHLSEINLKVEGVPVSGNPVRVKFDSSSGESSIVAFRNLFEVAGKTLQDCGNGLNRDSFSEGYALYAFQLEPIFEGLDYLTLKRNERVNLECTFDSPLTEPTTIIIYSEFSGYFEITQTRDIIIQE; this comes from the coding sequence atggctaaAATAAATCCTGAAACATTTCATGAGCTGCAACCAAGTCAGTTGTCTTTATTCAATCTACCAGGTCATCAAACTGCAGTCACAAGAATCACATATGAACATATTCGACCAGCTGCAACTTTTACAAAGACATCGCCAATAGAGTTTCACATATCTGGTGGAACAGAGTATCTAGACTTAAGTAAATCAACAATGCATGTACGTCTAAGACTTAAAAGAGGAGATGGAACCATAGCAGATAGCAGTGACGTTAATTGCGGGCCTGTGAACTATGTTTTGCATGCATTATTTAATCAAATagatgttttaattcaaaataaaattgtcacATCTTCAACAGGATTTTACCCTTACAAAGCTTATATGCAAACTTTATTGAAATATGGGAAAGAAGCTAAAGAATCGCAGCTCTCAAGTCAATTATGGATAGACGATCATCAAGGAACATTGGATGATGCAGATTGTAACACAGGATCAAATCTTGGGCTCTACAGAAGAACagcatacataaaaaatggtaaaaCTGTTGATCTTGAAGGAAACATTTTCCATCCCCTGTTTTCAATGAATCGTTACATATTAAATCAAGTAGGAGTTACTGTGAAATTCTACAGATCGAGACCAGAATTTTATCTAATGTCGGTTGATGAAGATGCTGATTATTACCTTGAGATTGAAGATATGTATCTATCAATAGCAAAGATCCACGTTCACCCCGGCATTGTATATGGCCACGATTCTATACTCAGGACAGTAAACGCTAAATATCCCATTGTGCAAAATGATGTTCGCACAATTTCACTTCCAGCTGGTCAAATAAGTTTTAACTTCAACAACATATTCCAGAATAATAGACCCAATAAGGTATTGATAGCCTTTACGGGGAGTCAAAACATAGCAGGTGACTACTCACTATGTCCGTGGACATTCAAACATTGCCACCTAAGTGAAATAAATCTTAAAGTTGAGGGAGTGCCAGTTTCCGGGAATCCTGTCAGAGTAAAATTTGACTCGTCAAGTGGAGAATCATCCATTGTTGCATTTCGCAATCTATTTGAGGTTGCTGGGAAAACTCTGCAAGACTGTGGTAATGGATTAAACAGAGACAGTTTTTCTGAAGGATATGCCTTGTATGCCTTTCAACTGGAACCAATTTTTGAAGGTTTAgattatttaacattgaaaaggAATGAACGTGTCAATTTGGAATGCACATTTGATTCTCCCCTCACTGAACCAACAACTATAATCATTTATAGTGAATTTAGTGGATATTTTGAAATAACTCAAACTCGAGACATCATAATTCAAGAATGA